Proteins encoded within one genomic window of Pararhizobium capsulatum DSM 1112:
- a CDS encoding primosomal protein N': MTEDSTDLFGDLFAKRVVPVMVPMPAPKAYSYTVPEGMAVQPGSIVQVPLGPRQVMGVVWDEEGQDAVDPKKLKEITLVFDCPPLKLEMRRFLDWVSSYTVSPPGLVARMALRAPAALDPEPMVEALRLTDMRPERMTDARSRAIAAADNGFAWTRSGLSHAAGVSSSVIDGLTAQGVFETVFMSPPPVVAVPDPDFVPPRLEGPQKSAAEELLRKVAEGGFSVSLIDGITGSGKTEVYFEAIAATLKAGRQVLILLPEIALTASFLERFQDRFGSKPAEWHSDLAPRTREKVWRQVTEGGVRVVAGARSALFLPFEDLGLIIVDEEHDPAYKQEDRVFYNARDMAVVRARIGDFPVVLVSATPSVESRVNGDLGRYTAIHLPTRYGDAALPHLGVVDMRRHPPERGGFLSPVLLNQIGKAVGRGEQALLFLNRRGYAPLTLCRVCGHRFQCPDCSSWLVEHRFRGQIQCHHCGHAEKTPEACPECGTFDHLVACGPGVERIAEEVDRHFPDARTIVLSSDLMGVKRLRLELEAIQRGEADIVVGTQLVAKGHNFPMMTFVGIVDADIGLSNGDPRAAERTFQLLSQVTGRAGRTGLKSLGLLQTYQPQHPVMQAIVSGDSHAFYEREISEREKALLPPFGRLASLIVSAETRADAEGHARGLRQAAPNVSGISILGPAEAPLALIRGRHRFRLLVHGRRNSDMQGFVKTMIAAGPKPRGTISVQLDIDPQSFL; this comes from the coding sequence ATGACAGAAGATTCGACCGATTTGTTTGGGGACCTGTTTGCCAAGCGGGTCGTGCCTGTGATGGTGCCTATGCCCGCGCCGAAAGCATACTCCTATACGGTGCCGGAGGGAATGGCGGTGCAGCCCGGCTCCATCGTGCAGGTGCCGCTCGGGCCGCGCCAGGTCATGGGTGTTGTCTGGGACGAGGAGGGGCAGGATGCTGTTGACCCCAAGAAGCTGAAAGAGATCACGCTCGTCTTCGATTGCCCACCGCTGAAGCTGGAAATGCGCCGCTTTCTCGATTGGGTCTCCTCTTATACGGTCTCGCCGCCCGGTCTCGTGGCGCGCATGGCATTGCGCGCGCCAGCAGCGCTCGATCCCGAACCGATGGTCGAGGCCCTGCGGCTGACGGACATGAGGCCAGAGCGCATGACGGACGCCCGTTCGCGCGCCATCGCTGCCGCCGACAACGGTTTTGCCTGGACCCGTTCGGGCCTCTCCCACGCGGCCGGCGTCTCGTCGAGCGTCATCGACGGGCTGACGGCGCAGGGCGTGTTCGAAACCGTCTTCATGTCGCCGCCGCCAGTGGTCGCCGTTCCCGATCCGGATTTCGTACCCCCGCGGCTGGAAGGCCCGCAGAAATCTGCAGCCGAGGAACTGTTGCGGAAGGTTGCGGAAGGCGGCTTCTCCGTCTCGCTGATCGATGGCATCACCGGCTCCGGCAAAACGGAAGTCTATTTCGAAGCCATCGCCGCGACCCTGAAGGCGGGCAGGCAGGTTCTGATCCTGCTGCCGGAAATCGCGCTGACGGCGAGCTTCCTCGAACGCTTCCAGGATCGATTCGGCTCGAAGCCGGCCGAATGGCATTCGGACCTCGCCCCGCGCACCCGTGAAAAGGTCTGGCGGCAGGTGACGGAGGGCGGCGTGCGCGTCGTCGCCGGCGCACGCTCCGCGCTTTTCCTTCCCTTCGAGGATCTGGGCCTGATCATCGTCGATGAAGAACATGACCCTGCCTACAAGCAGGAAGACCGCGTCTTCTACAATGCCCGCGACATGGCTGTCGTGCGCGCCCGGATCGGCGATTTCCCTGTCGTGCTCGTCTCCGCCACCCCCTCCGTCGAAAGCCGGGTCAATGGCGATCTCGGGCGTTACACCGCGATCCACCTGCCGACGCGCTATGGCGACGCCGCACTTCCCCATCTCGGCGTCGTCGACATGCGCCGCCACCCGCCGGAGCGCGGCGGCTTCCTGTCACCGGTTTTGCTCAACCAGATCGGCAAGGCAGTGGGGCGCGGCGAACAGGCGTTGCTGTTCCTCAATCGCCGGGGTTACGCGCCGCTGACGCTCTGCCGTGTCTGTGGGCACCGTTTCCAATGCCCGGATTGTTCTAGCTGGTTGGTGGAGCATCGGTTCCGCGGCCAGATACAATGTCATCATTGCGGTCATGCGGAGAAGACGCCGGAAGCCTGCCCGGAGTGCGGCACCTTCGATCATCTCGTCGCTTGCGGGCCGGGCGTCGAGCGTATCGCAGAAGAAGTGGATCGCCATTTTCCGGATGCGCGCACCATCGTGCTTTCCTCGGATCTCATGGGCGTGAAGCGCCTGCGGCTGGAGCTGGAGGCGATCCAGCGCGGCGAAGCCGATATCGTTGTCGGTACGCAGCTGGTCGCCAAGGGGCATAATTTTCCGATGATGACCTTCGTTGGTATCGTCGATGCCGATATCGGCCTCTCCAACGGTGATCCGCGGGCCGCCGAGCGTACCTTCCAGCTCTTAAGCCAGGTCACGGGTCGCGCCGGCCGCACGGGCTTGAAGTCGCTTGGCCTGCTGCAAACCTACCAGCCGCAGCATCCTGTCATGCAGGCGATCGTCTCCGGTGATTCGCATGCCTTTTACGAGCGCGAGATCAGTGAGCGCGAAAAGGCTTTGCTGCCGCCCTTTGGCCGGCTTGCTTCACTGATCGTGTCGGCCGAAACCCGCGCCGATGCGGAAGGTCATGCGCGTGGCCTGCGCCAGGCGGCACCCAACGTCAGCGGCATCAGCATCCTCGGCCCCGCCGAAGCCCCGCTCGCCCTCATCCGCGGCCGCCATCGCTTCCGCCTCCTCGTTCACGGTCGTCGCAACAGCGACATGCAGGGCTTCGTCAAGACGATGATCGCGGCCGGGCCGAAGCCACGCGGCACGATCAGCGTGCAGCTGGATATCGATCCGCAGAGTTTTCTTTGA